The Phycisphaeraceae bacterium genome has a window encoding:
- a CDS encoding phosphoribosylglycinamide formyltransferase translates to MPADAAARATSAEDRSKPRQPLRLGVLIGGGGRTLINLHDAIRRGDLHASIDLVIASREDLPGVARARERGLETRVIDPRTHAGGHGSVERANEAILAALRQAKGGSVDLVVLAGYIRHVPIPPDFAGRVVNIHPALLPSFGGKGMYGRHVHEAVLAHGCKVSGCTVHFVDEVYDNGPILLQRCCPVLEGDTPDTLAARVFEEEKIAYPAALALIAAGRVRVEGRRVSILPPETREAGRM, encoded by the coding sequence ATGCCCGCGGACGCCGCCGCCCGTGCGACGAGCGCGGAGGATCGGTCGAAGCCCCGGCAGCCCCTGCGGCTGGGCGTTCTCATCGGGGGGGGCGGGCGCACGCTGATCAATCTGCACGATGCGATCCGGCGAGGCGACCTGCACGCCTCGATCGACCTGGTCATCGCCTCGCGCGAGGATCTGCCCGGCGTGGCCCGCGCCCGCGAGCGGGGGTTGGAAACACGGGTGATTGACCCGCGCACGCACGCGGGGGGGCACGGGTCCGTGGAGCGGGCCAATGAGGCGATCCTCGCCGCGCTGCGGCAGGCAAAGGGGGGATCGGTCGATCTGGTCGTGCTCGCCGGGTACATCCGGCACGTGCCCATCCCCCCGGACTTCGCGGGACGGGTCGTGAACATTCACCCCGCCCTGCTGCCTTCGTTCGGGGGCAAGGGCATGTACGGCCGCCACGTCCACGAGGCGGTGCTGGCTCACGGGTGTAAGGTGTCGGGGTGTACGGTTCACTTCGTGGACGAGGTGTACGACAACGGGCCGATCCTGCTGCAGCGATGCTGCCCGGTGCTGGAGGGGGACACCCCCGACACGCTGGCGGCGCGGGTGTTCGAGGAGGAGAAGATCGCCTATCCCGCGGCGCTGGCCCTGATCGCCGCCGGCCGCGTGCGGGTGGAGGGGCGGCGGGTGAGCATCCTGCCGCCGGAGACGCGCGAGGCCGGTAGGATGTGA
- a CDS encoding site-specific DNA-methyltransferase, translated as MIRAIPPTDTELSLLAEYVGDGNPDDIIPRLARDERALQRIEAVVRRRATNHELILGDARSASSLEPGSVHLVVTSPPYWTLKRYNEHDDQLGHVADYHEFMDGLDAVWSNCYRALVPGGRLIINVGDVCLSRRKNNGRHTVVPLHATIQERCKAIGFDNLAPIIWYKIANANYEVGGGGGFLGKPYEPNAVIKNDVEFVLMQRKPGGYRSPTHAERLLSIISAENYQTWFRQIWSDVRGTSHPKHPAPFPVEFAERLVRMFSFVGDVVLDPFMGTGTTNLACAAWGRNSIGIELDPIYMDIAHRRIAAAGADLYLTHRIRSRIA; from the coding sequence ATGATTCGCGCGATCCCGCCCACGGACACGGAGTTGTCGCTCCTCGCCGAGTATGTCGGTGATGGGAATCCCGACGACATCATTCCTCGTCTTGCGCGCGATGAACGCGCCTTGCAGCGCATCGAGGCGGTGGTGCGCCGCCGCGCCACGAATCACGAACTGATCCTCGGCGACGCTCGATCAGCGTCCTCCCTTGAACCCGGGTCCGTTCACCTGGTGGTCACATCGCCTCCCTACTGGACGCTGAAGCGCTACAACGAACACGACGACCAGCTGGGCCATGTCGCGGACTATCACGAGTTCATGGATGGCCTCGACGCCGTCTGGTCCAACTGCTACCGAGCCCTCGTTCCCGGGGGTCGGCTCATCATCAATGTCGGCGACGTGTGCCTGTCACGACGGAAGAACAACGGCCGCCACACCGTGGTCCCACTGCACGCCACAATCCAGGAGCGGTGCAAGGCCATCGGATTCGACAACCTCGCGCCGATCATCTGGTACAAGATCGCCAACGCGAACTACGAAGTCGGAGGCGGCGGTGGATTTCTCGGCAAACCATACGAACCCAACGCCGTCATCAAGAACGACGTCGAGTTCGTGCTGATGCAGCGCAAGCCGGGCGGCTACCGCAGTCCGACTCACGCGGAGCGACTGCTGAGCATCATCAGCGCCGAGAACTACCAGACATGGTTCCGGCAGATCTGGTCTGACGTGCGGGGCACTTCGCACCCGAAGCACCCCGCGCCCTTTCCGGTCGAATTCGCCGAACGCTTGGTTCGCATGTTCTCGTTCGTCGGCGACGTCGTGCTGGATCCGTTCATGGGCACCGGCACGACCAATCTCGCCTGCGCGGCCTGGGGACGAAACAGCATCGGCATCGAGCTCGATCCGATCTACATGGACATTGCTCACAGGCGGATTGCCGCCGCCGGCGCGGACCTGTACCTCACCCATCGGATCAGGTCGCGGATCGCGTGA
- a CDS encoding acyl-CoA thioesterase — protein sequence MPDPIDSGPPAYINALRTIMLPRDTNQYGTVFGGVILSFIDQAGFIEARKHGLHRWVTVAIDRVEFKAPIHVGDVVSLNTRTIATGRSSVTVEVQVRSERYLTGEEVDVTHARMVMVSVDAHGQPVPFSSPPTVGITA from the coding sequence ATGCCCGACCCGATCGACTCCGGTCCGCCTGCCTACATCAACGCTCTGCGGACGATCATGCTGCCGCGCGACACCAACCAGTACGGCACGGTGTTCGGCGGCGTGATCCTCTCGTTCATCGACCAGGCGGGCTTCATCGAGGCCCGCAAGCACGGGCTGCACCGATGGGTCACCGTCGCCATCGACCGTGTGGAGTTCAAAGCCCCCATCCACGTGGGCGACGTGGTGTCCCTCAACACGCGCACCATCGCCACCGGGCGGTCGTCCGTCACCGTGGAGGTGCAGGTGCGATCGGAGCGATACCTGACCGGCGAAGAGGTCGATGTCACACACGCCCGCATGGTGATGGTGTCGGTGGATGCCCACGGCCAGCCGGTGCCCTTCTCCAGCCCGCCCACGGTGGGGATCACCGCATGA
- a CDS encoding aminotransferase class V-fold PLP-dependent enzyme encodes MPSPTLAHPAASSHTTPAPLSPPTPLAPDIRSHWTLDPSVAFLNHGSFGACPREVLAEQQRLRDELEREPLLFLDRTRDGRLDQALTAVGAFIGATRGNLGFVTNATEGCAAVIRSIDLKPGDELLTTAHAYDAISFTLQHVADRAGAKVIRVPIDTPYVGDDRFVSLIDSAITPRTRLVVVDHITSVSALVLPVKAIVERCAARGVDVLIDGAHAPGMIDLNIEQLGAAWYTGNLHKWVCAPKGAGFLHARRDRQRNLHPAIVSNHYGQGFAAEFNWQGTRDITPWLSAPRAIEFMGQFGWDRVRQHNHQMAAWAQRLLCETWGVEPLSPLDGSSLGSMASVPLPPRVAARYADRGECVRELFERFRIEIPGMVVNGLLTLRLSCQVYNRAEEYEKLAAAVVGLGG; translated from the coding sequence ATGCCAAGCCCGACACTCGCGCATCCAGCCGCTTCATCGCACACCACTCCCGCGCCGCTCTCGCCGCCGACTCCTCTCGCGCCGGACATCCGCTCGCACTGGACGCTCGACCCCTCGGTCGCGTTCCTCAACCACGGCTCGTTCGGCGCCTGTCCGCGCGAAGTGCTCGCCGAGCAGCAGCGGCTGCGCGATGAACTGGAGCGCGAGCCGCTGCTCTTTCTCGACCGCACGCGCGACGGGCGGCTGGATCAAGCTCTCACCGCCGTGGGGGCGTTCATCGGCGCCACGCGCGGCAACCTGGGCTTCGTCACCAACGCCACCGAGGGCTGCGCCGCGGTGATCCGCTCCATCGACCTGAAGCCCGGCGACGAACTGCTCACCACCGCCCACGCCTACGACGCCATCAGTTTCACGCTGCAGCACGTGGCCGACCGCGCCGGGGCGAAGGTGATCCGCGTGCCCATCGACACGCCTTACGTGGGCGATGACCGCTTCGTTTCGCTCATCGACAGCGCCATCACGCCCCGCACGCGGCTGGTGGTGGTGGATCACATCACCTCGGTCAGCGCGCTGGTGCTGCCGGTGAAGGCCATCGTCGAGCGCTGCGCCGCGCGGGGCGTGGATGTGCTGATCGACGGCGCCCACGCCCCCGGCATGATTGACCTGAACATCGAGCAACTCGGCGCCGCGTGGTACACCGGCAACCTGCACAAGTGGGTGTGTGCGCCCAAGGGCGCGGGCTTCCTGCACGCGCGGCGGGACCGCCAGCGAAACCTGCACCCCGCCATCGTGAGCAACCACTACGGGCAGGGCTTCGCGGCGGAGTTCAACTGGCAGGGCACGCGCGACATCACGCCGTGGCTGAGCGCGCCCAGGGCTATCGAGTTCATGGGCCAGTTCGGCTGGGACCGCGTGCGCCAGCACAACCACCAGATGGCCGCGTGGGCGCAGCGGCTCCTGTGCGAGACCTGGGGCGTTGAGCCGCTCTCGCCGCTGGATGGCTCGTCTCTCGGCTCGATGGCCAGCGTGCCCCTGCCGCCGCGCGTGGCGGCGCGCTACGCCGACCGGGGCGAATGCGTGCGCGAACTGTTCGAGCGCTTCCGCATCGAGATTCCTGGCATGGTGGTCAACGGCCTGCTCACGCTGCGCTTGTCGTGCCAGGTGTATAACCGGGCGGAGGAGTACGAAAAGCTGGCGGCGGCGGTGGTGGGGTTGGGAGGGTGA
- a CDS encoding methyltransferase domain-containing protein: MPPAPRLSILIPNFNNGRLSSRDGSIDFIGDLLQSLADTLRHDPTPVEILVLDDGSTDDSLATCRAWAAKTWSDVGGWRGDAEAHRGEPFLRLIERPHSGVLSINANLLTREARGEFCARLDGDIVIHTMSWARRLCAAFDSGPPDLGVIGPKQLTPEGWVHAAGDWILHPRGYHHIAAGAHRDAVTRAMEVDHVMGCFYCHRRRVWEEVGGYDETFLRGQTIDFGLMARLRGWRAFFTPDIEFTHRHVLRKARNTTADTTGGIDKSLLRFEEKWGFSRLAPDLDVVAAKYKGTPLLWNAKVFGPRVDLPVKANAGGGSGLTVEQTEWKRFASDAGYQEAVKSRLALLGAARAAARPPARERPTVVHLYGRAGLLCHLLAKEGVSAIGIDPDPQHVALARRITARETYPAARPVFHVQTGPCALPLADGSADIVLLPNVLEYHHNPVGLLKEVHRVLAPGSAGGVGGVVAILALKRTVPFDLEGDSTSCFRPHELAQLLKQSRLFDLYSMEGYQPPAGMTHAVAVRKATQSGASPVDPAPPAPPAASAPPAPPAEPKPLAVEVVSIA, encoded by the coding sequence ATGCCTCCCGCCCCCCGTCTCTCCATCCTCATCCCCAACTTCAACAACGGCCGCTTGAGTTCGCGGGATGGCTCGATTGATTTCATCGGCGACCTGCTCCAGTCGCTGGCCGACACCCTCAGGCACGATCCCACGCCCGTGGAGATTCTCGTGCTGGACGACGGCTCGACGGATGATTCGCTGGCGACCTGCCGGGCCTGGGCGGCGAAGACCTGGAGCGACGTGGGGGGATGGCGCGGCGACGCGGAGGCCCATCGCGGCGAACCCTTCCTGCGCCTCATCGAACGCCCCCACTCAGGCGTCCTGAGCATCAACGCCAACCTGCTCACCCGCGAGGCGCGGGGTGAGTTCTGCGCCCGGCTGGATGGCGATATCGTCATCCACACGATGAGCTGGGCCCGGCGGCTGTGCGCGGCGTTCGACAGCGGCCCGCCCGACCTGGGCGTCATCGGCCCCAAGCAACTCACGCCCGAGGGCTGGGTCCACGCCGCGGGGGACTGGATTCTCCACCCGCGCGGGTATCACCACATCGCGGCGGGCGCGCACCGCGACGCCGTCACGCGGGCGATGGAAGTCGATCATGTCATGGGCTGCTTCTACTGCCACCGCAGGCGCGTGTGGGAGGAGGTGGGGGGGTACGACGAGACCTTCCTGCGCGGACAGACCATCGACTTCGGCCTGATGGCCCGGCTCAGGGGCTGGCGGGCGTTCTTCACGCCGGACATCGAGTTCACCCACAGGCACGTGCTGCGCAAAGCCCGCAACACCACGGCGGACACGACGGGCGGCATCGACAAGTCACTCCTGCGCTTCGAGGAGAAGTGGGGATTCTCGCGGCTCGCGCCGGACCTGGATGTGGTGGCGGCCAAGTACAAGGGCACGCCGCTGCTGTGGAACGCCAAGGTGTTCGGCCCCCGCGTGGACCTGCCGGTGAAGGCGAATGCGGGCGGGGGGAGCGGATTGACGGTGGAGCAGACGGAGTGGAAGCGGTTTGCGTCCGACGCGGGGTACCAGGAGGCGGTGAAATCGCGGCTGGCGCTGCTGGGAGCGGCGCGGGCCGCCGCAAGGCCGCCTGCGCGCGAGCGGCCCACCGTGGTGCATCTCTACGGGCGGGCGGGGCTGCTGTGCCACCTGCTGGCGAAGGAGGGCGTCAGCGCCATCGGCATCGACCCCGACCCGCAGCACGTGGCCCTGGCGCGGCGCATCACGGCGCGCGAGACGTACCCCGCGGCCAGGCCGGTCTTTCACGTGCAGACGGGGCCGTGCGCCCTGCCGCTGGCGGATGGGTCGGCGGACATCGTGCTGCTGCCCAACGTGCTGGAATACCACCACAACCCCGTGGGGCTGCTCAAGGAAGTTCATCGCGTGCTGGCCCCCGGAAGCGCGGGGGGCGTGGGTGGGGTGGTGGCGATCCTCGCTCTCAAGCGGACGGTTCCGTTCGACCTGGAAGGTGATTCGACGAGCTGCTTCCGACCCCACGAACTGGCGCAGCTGCTCAAGCAGTCCCGGCTCTTCGACCTGTATTCGATGGAGGGCTACCAGCCCCCGGCGGGGATGACCCACGCGGTGGCGGTGCGGAAGGCGACTCAATCCGGCGCGTCGCCGGTCGATCCCGCGCCCCCGGCGCCCCCGGCGGCGTCGGCCCCCCCGGCGCCCCCGGCGGAACCCAAGCCGCTGGCCGTGGAAGTCGTGTCGATCGCGTAG
- a CDS encoding PTS sugar transporter subunit IIA yields the protein MKLREIVVEEAVLPALAATARDDAVREMIDALVKARVVSASMRDEFVKAIIDREDRSTTGLGHGVAIPHVKHKSVKQLRVAIAVSHSGVDFRALDKKPVHSIFLLLSPADRPDEHIDAMQLIFRNLNDATFRAFLRQARTAEEVLTLLVEADEKQLGH from the coding sequence ATGAAGCTGCGTGAGATCGTGGTCGAGGAGGCCGTCCTGCCCGCCTTGGCCGCGACGGCCCGCGATGACGCCGTCCGTGAGATGATCGACGCCCTGGTCAAGGCCCGCGTGGTCAGCGCATCCATGCGCGACGAGTTCGTCAAGGCCATCATCGACCGCGAGGATCGCTCCACCACCGGCCTGGGGCACGGCGTGGCCATCCCCCACGTCAAGCACAAGAGCGTCAAGCAGCTCCGCGTGGCCATCGCCGTCAGTCACAGCGGCGTGGACTTCAGGGCCCTGGACAAGAAGCCGGTCCACTCGATCTTCCTGCTCCTGAGCCCCGCCGATCGACCCGACGAACACATCGACGCCATGCAGCTCATCTTCCGCAACCTCAACGACGCCACGTTCCGCGCCTTCCTGCGGCAGGCCCGCACCGCGGAGGAAGTGCTCACGCTGCTCGTCGAGGCGGACGAGAAGCAGCTGGGCCACTGA
- a CDS encoding response regulator: MSQTTQTGVLSGPGDFDLSSTTVLLVDDNEQNLELMQAYLESLPCTILVARDGMEAVRLIDENAVDLVLLDVMMPRMSGFEVCQKIKSSPATRDIQVIMVTALHEVGDVERAVEVGTDGFVTKPVNKLELLTHVRSLLQLRLLKRQLAAMESLHGRIGPDLIGRLEAGEKLE; encoded by the coding sequence ATGAGTCAAACCACACAGACAGGTGTTCTGTCCGGTCCGGGTGACTTTGACCTGTCCAGCACCACGGTCCTGCTGGTGGATGACAACGAGCAGAACCTCGAGCTGATGCAGGCCTACCTGGAGTCACTTCCCTGCACCATCCTGGTGGCGCGGGACGGCATGGAGGCGGTTCGTCTCATCGACGAGAACGCCGTCGATCTCGTCCTGCTCGACGTGATGATGCCCCGCATGTCCGGCTTCGAGGTCTGCCAGAAGATCAAGAGCAGCCCGGCGACCCGCGATATCCAGGTCATCATGGTCACCGCCCTGCACGAGGTGGGCGATGTCGAGCGGGCGGTCGAGGTGGGGACCGACGGCTTCGTCACCAAGCCCGTCAACAAGCTGGAACTGCTCACCCACGTGCGCTCGCTGCTCCAGTTGCGGCTGCTCAAGCGCCAACTGGCGGCGATGGAATCCCTCCACGGGCGAATCGGTCCGGACCTGATCGGTCGGCTGGAGGCGGGCGAAAAGCTGGAATAA
- a CDS encoding DUF502 domain-containing protein codes for MSDPTSRTSTSGFKLFFVRGLVVLLPSVLTLWLVVKAYQFVQASIAEPINQGIRLAIAEATPHVESMREKFDPTREAIDSEIARRIRETGRKPASEAEVVVALRKRNILEWWRGSWLGSMDLIGILVAILAVYTAGRLLGGIIGRRIYRRIERAITALPVFKQVYPSIKQVVDFLFGQEKQIEFKRVVVVEYPRKGIWSIGLMTGGTFRAVQERAHDEIITVFIPSSPTPFTGYTINVPRREVYDLPITIDEALRFVVSGGVLVPHHQQTSEPGEPTAASLPAGQQAPTPAPVSSTPVGGAAAPDRTT; via the coding sequence ATGAGCGACCCAACCTCCCGCACGTCGACATCCGGTTTCAAACTCTTTTTCGTCCGCGGGCTGGTGGTGCTGCTGCCCTCGGTGCTGACGCTGTGGCTGGTGGTGAAGGCCTACCAGTTCGTGCAGGCGTCCATCGCCGAACCCATCAATCAGGGCATCCGCCTGGCCATCGCCGAGGCGACCCCGCATGTCGAGTCGATGCGGGAGAAGTTCGACCCCACCCGAGAGGCGATCGATTCGGAGATCGCCCGGCGCATCCGCGAGACGGGCCGCAAGCCCGCCAGCGAGGCGGAGGTGGTCGTCGCGCTGCGCAAGCGCAACATCCTGGAGTGGTGGCGCGGCAGCTGGCTCGGCTCGATGGACCTGATCGGAATTCTCGTGGCCATTCTCGCGGTGTACACCGCGGGTCGGCTGCTGGGCGGCATCATCGGCCGGCGCATCTACCGGCGCATCGAGCGCGCCATCACCGCCCTGCCCGTCTTCAAGCAGGTCTACCCATCCATCAAGCAGGTGGTGGACTTTCTCTTCGGACAGGAGAAGCAGATTGAGTTCAAGCGCGTGGTGGTGGTGGAGTACCCGCGCAAGGGCATCTGGTCGATCGGGCTGATGACGGGCGGCACCTTCCGCGCCGTGCAGGAGCGGGCCCACGACGAGATCATCACCGTCTTCATCCCCAGTTCACCCACCCCCTTCACCGGGTACACCATCAACGTCCCGCGCCGCGAGGTCTACGATCTGCCCATCACCATCGACGAGGCCCTGCGCTTCGTCGTCTCGGGCGGCGTGCTGGTGCCGCACCATCAGCAGACGTCCGAGCCGGGTGAGCCGACCGCGGCGTCGCTGCCCGCGGGGCAGCAGGCGCCGACCCCCGCGCCGGTGAGCAGCACGCCGGTCGGCGGCGCGGCGGCGCCCGACCGGACCACGTGA
- a CDS encoding HPr family phosphocarrier protein: MHARPAMMFVETASRFNANVRVRRADNGDEVFDGKSIMQVMMLAATQGTALVIEAEGDDADAALQELAELIKGGFNEE, from the coding sequence ATGCACGCCAGACCGGCGATGATGTTCGTGGAGACGGCCTCGCGCTTCAACGCCAACGTGCGCGTGCGCCGCGCCGACAACGGCGACGAGGTCTTCGACGGCAAGTCGATCATGCAGGTGATGATGCTCGCCGCCACCCAAGGCACCGCCCTGGTCATCGAGGCCGAAGGCGACGACGCCGACGCCGCCCTCCAGGAACTCGCCGAACTCATCAAGGGCGGTTTCAACGAGGAATGA
- a CDS encoding PDZ domain-containing protein, with product MPLLRTTLLLVVLLLARGVAAQVEPITSDSFEEQVQKAFDARDYRKAADLLERQLKSSPNDPVVLYNAACAWSRLGDLDRASDRLFKAVQAGFMDFAHMERDPDLDAMREHPVYRQILDIRDEAFTRFAERQLEGARRQFGENGYRYETDREHRLNFATALDEVAHAEMRDMLRVQADHLAAVLFEAPPDYYTLIAVPTPEDSARLIRDAKIGGIYEHPRRRLVARDIGIMLRHEFTHLMHYGHMERLRQSHPIWIQEGIACLYESYEIINGKTLRVLPNQRHNIVKFLLQRDQLPAWSDLFAMSGDAFMDQAEHTYPVARSIFHFLLARRKLTEWYRAYTESFDDDPTGARAFETVFNEPLADVERRWKQWVRVQPMVDDVVRRGDASLGVEFDQEGSNDGVLIVRVLPGSGAEEAGLRSGDVIVSVNGQPTRSFLELLPVIGGRKVGDVVTVRVRRGAEYHAAQVTLRPLR from the coding sequence ATGCCCCTTCTCCGCACCACGCTCCTGCTCGTCGTGCTCCTGCTCGCCCGCGGCGTCGCGGCGCAGGTGGAGCCGATCACATCCGACTCGTTCGAGGAGCAGGTGCAGAAGGCGTTCGACGCCCGCGATTACCGCAAGGCGGCGGACCTGCTGGAGCGGCAACTGAAGAGCTCGCCCAACGACCCGGTGGTGCTCTACAACGCGGCCTGCGCGTGGAGCCGCCTGGGCGACCTGGACCGGGCCAGCGACCGACTGTTCAAGGCGGTGCAGGCGGGGTTCATGGACTTCGCGCACATGGAGCGCGACCCCGACCTCGACGCCATGCGGGAGCATCCGGTCTACCGCCAGATTCTCGACATCCGCGACGAGGCCTTCACCCGCTTCGCCGAGCGCCAGCTCGAGGGGGCCAGGCGCCAGTTCGGCGAGAACGGCTATCGCTACGAGACGGATCGCGAGCATCGGCTCAACTTCGCCACCGCGCTGGATGAGGTGGCCCACGCCGAGATGCGCGACATGCTGCGGGTGCAGGCGGACCACCTGGCGGCGGTGCTCTTTGAGGCCCCGCCCGATTACTACACCCTGATCGCCGTGCCCACGCCGGAGGACTCGGCCCGGCTGATCCGCGACGCCAAGATCGGCGGCATCTACGAGCATCCGCGCCGGCGGCTGGTGGCCCGCGATATCGGCATCATGCTGCGTCACGAGTTCACGCACCTGATGCACTACGGGCACATGGAGCGGCTGCGCCAGAGCCACCCCATCTGGATTCAGGAGGGCATCGCCTGCCTGTACGAATCGTACGAGATCATCAACGGCAAGACCCTTCGCGTCCTGCCCAACCAGCGGCACAACATCGTGAAGTTCCTGCTGCAGCGCGACCAGCTTCCCGCGTGGTCGGACCTGTTCGCCATGTCCGGCGACGCCTTCATGGACCAGGCCGAGCACACCTACCCGGTGGCGCGGTCGATCTTTCACTTCCTGCTGGCGCGGCGCAAACTGACGGAGTGGTACCGGGCCTACACCGAGTCCTTCGACGACGACCCCACCGGGGCCAGAGCGTTCGAGACGGTGTTCAACGAGCCGCTGGCGGACGTGGAGCGCCGCTGGAAGCAGTGGGTGCGCGTGCAGCCGATGGTGGACGACGTGGTGCGCCGGGGCGACGCCTCGCTGGGCGTCGAGTTCGATCAGGAAGGCAGCAACGACGGGGTGCTCATCGTGCGCGTGCTGCCCGGCTCCGGCGCCGAGGAGGCGGGCCTGCGCTCAGGCGACGTGATCGTCTCCGTCAACGGGCAGCCCACCCGGTCGTTCCTCGAGCTGCTGCCCGTCATCGGCGGGCGCAAGGTGGGCGACGTGGTGACGGTGCGCGTGCGGCGCGGGGCGGAATACCACGCGGCGCAGGTGACGCTCAGGCCCCTGCGCTAG
- the raiA gene encoding ribosome-associated translation inhibitor RaiA: MQFNISARHMDLTPAIEEYARRKGEKLLRHFDRIQQVDILIDKQKNGYKVEILTDVEHHQPFVASMTEHDLYACIDLTIDKSIRQLSDHKSRLRDNKHSHTSGSHPHEAA, encoded by the coding sequence ATGCAGTTCAACATCAGCGCCCGCCACATGGACCTCACCCCCGCGATCGAGGAGTACGCCCGGAGGAAGGGCGAGAAACTCCTGCGCCACTTCGACCGCATCCAGCAGGTGGATATCCTCATCGACAAGCAGAAGAACGGCTACAAGGTGGAGATTCTCACCGACGTGGAGCATCACCAGCCATTCGTCGCCAGCATGACCGAGCACGATCTCTACGCCTGCATCGACCTGACGATCGACAAGTCGATCAGGCAGCTGAGCGATCACAAGAGCCGCCTGCGCGACAACAAGCACTCGCACACGTCTGGGAGCCACCCGCATGAAGCTGCGTGA
- a CDS encoding restriction endonuclease has protein sequence MLDLEQDIRAAVRHFWQTRQRQSSKQGGGVDLDRGARAAVTGGKQMDGFVRLVRRRLIDANVPEASIAIDKRIELPGWFRAEKQWDLVIVHEGELLAAVEFKSQIGPSFGNNFNNRTEEAIGSAADIWAAYREGAFKPSSRPFLGYLMLLEDCERSRSPVKVAEPHFKVFSEFRGASYRDRSAILIEKLLRERLYDGACFLLSNVEAVADGAYTEPHPELTFAKFLAPLLAHGSSIRREIH, from the coding sequence ATGCTGGATCTTGAACAGGACATTCGCGCCGCCGTCCGCCATTTCTGGCAAACGCGCCAGCGTCAATCGTCGAAGCAGGGCGGCGGAGTCGATCTCGACCGGGGAGCGCGTGCCGCCGTCACCGGGGGCAAGCAGATGGATGGCTTCGTCCGGCTCGTCCGCCGACGGCTCATCGACGCGAATGTCCCCGAGGCGAGCATCGCCATCGACAAGCGGATTGAACTCCCGGGCTGGTTCCGCGCGGAAAAGCAGTGGGATCTGGTCATTGTTCACGAGGGCGAGCTTCTCGCGGCGGTCGAGTTCAAGTCGCAGATCGGGCCTTCGTTCGGCAACAACTTCAACAATCGAACCGAGGAAGCGATCGGCAGCGCCGCGGACATCTGGGCGGCGTATCGCGAAGGCGCGTTCAAGCCATCGTCACGACCTTTCCTCGGCTACCTGATGCTTCTCGAGGACTGCGAGCGGTCGCGATCGCCCGTGAAGGTCGCTGAGCCGCACTTCAAGGTCTTTTCTGAGTTCCGCGGCGCTTCGTACCGCGATCGCTCCGCGATCCTGATCGAGAAGCTTCTGCGCGAACGGTTGTATGACGGTGCGTGCTTCCTCCTGTCAAACGTCGAAGCGGTCGCGGACGGGGCATACACCGAGCCCCATCCGGAATTGACGTTCGCCAAGTTCCTCGCGCCGCTCCTGGCGCATGGTTCCTCAATCCGCCGCGAGATCCACTGA